One window of Pseudacidobacterium ailaaui genomic DNA carries:
- the mutS gene encoding DNA mismatch repair protein MutS has translation MRQYAAAKREHPDALLFFRLGDFYELFFEDAHIASRELQLTLTARDREKSQPMCGVPYHAAETYIARLLRKGYRVAICEQMEDPKLAKKIVRREVTRVLTPGTAVDPALGSEQNNFLAAVHTEENLAALALLDLSTGDFRAAEFTGPQAVAQCFDELEKATPSEVLLPASARLENVPALDRIRTKTSIEDWVFTRDYAVPLLKRQLGAASLDGFGLGNHPAAATAAGALLHYVRQTQRTELDHIDSIRFYERAEYLQLDPVTVRNLELVEPVFHETGKETTLFHTLDACLTPMGKRLLRASILRPLLEEALIEQRYEAVSLLLRDLLQREELRRCLGGILDLERMLARISLDNAGPRDLLALASSLQYLPQLQTTLAKLDTTLWKHLADRIDPLQDVCSLILKTIRPDPPVTLADGGVIAPGVDAELDELHGLSQSGRQSIAAIEERERARTGIASLKVRFNSVFGYYIEVTKANLASVPPEYERKQTLANAERFTTPELKEYETKVLTAHERSIEIEKRIFGELRKNVLEHARRIRKSSAAVAEVDMLSAFAHLAALRNYKRPQLLSGAVLEVAAGRHPVVECLMEKSGEGRFMPNDLYLDVQGPAILLLTGPNMGGKSTYLRQAALLIIMAQMGCFVPAEQMRYGLVDRIYTRIGASDNVARGRSTFMVEMTETATILNTATDRSLVLLDEMGRGTATFDGLSLAWATLEYLHAKIGARTLFATHYHELTILAEQLPRLENLRVAVKETPQGIVFLHTIERGPANKSYGIDVARLAGLPSEVIQRARQILKQHERSERHNVAAETSAPLQLTMFTPLSQRVVDRLMETDINTLTPLQALNLLEELQNEIKGAKA, from the coding sequence ATGCGCCAGTACGCCGCGGCCAAACGCGAGCATCCTGATGCCCTGCTCTTTTTCCGTCTGGGTGATTTCTACGAGTTGTTTTTTGAAGACGCCCATATTGCCTCTCGTGAGCTTCAGCTGACTCTGACTGCTCGCGACAGGGAAAAGTCCCAGCCCATGTGCGGCGTTCCCTACCACGCAGCAGAAACGTACATTGCGCGCCTGCTGCGCAAAGGCTACCGGGTGGCCATCTGCGAGCAGATGGAAGACCCGAAGCTGGCAAAGAAAATTGTCCGCCGCGAAGTCACACGAGTGCTTACCCCAGGCACCGCGGTGGATCCTGCCCTGGGCTCCGAGCAGAACAATTTTCTCGCTGCAGTCCATACTGAAGAGAATCTTGCTGCACTTGCCCTGCTGGACCTCTCGACAGGTGACTTCCGCGCAGCCGAGTTTACCGGCCCACAGGCAGTGGCCCAGTGCTTCGACGAGCTGGAAAAGGCCACTCCAAGTGAAGTGCTTTTGCCCGCCTCTGCCCGCTTGGAAAATGTCCCGGCCCTGGATCGCATCCGTACCAAGACCTCGATCGAGGACTGGGTCTTTACTCGGGACTATGCTGTTCCCTTGCTGAAAAGGCAGCTAGGCGCGGCCTCACTGGATGGGTTCGGCCTTGGGAACCATCCCGCAGCAGCTACCGCCGCAGGTGCTCTCCTGCATTATGTGCGCCAGACCCAGCGTACAGAGCTTGACCATATTGACAGCATCCGTTTCTATGAGCGTGCCGAATATTTGCAATTGGACCCGGTAACGGTACGAAATCTGGAACTGGTAGAACCGGTCTTCCATGAAACTGGCAAGGAGACAACACTCTTCCATACGCTTGATGCCTGCCTGACCCCCATGGGAAAGCGGCTGCTGCGCGCTTCCATTTTGCGTCCGTTACTGGAAGAAGCACTCATTGAGCAGCGCTATGAGGCCGTCTCCCTGCTCCTGCGCGATCTCCTTCAGCGGGAAGAACTCCGGCGCTGCCTGGGCGGAATCCTTGATCTGGAGCGTATGCTGGCCCGCATTTCTCTGGACAACGCAGGACCGCGCGACCTGTTGGCCCTCGCCTCTTCCCTTCAGTACCTTCCACAGTTACAAACAACGCTGGCAAAGCTGGACACCACTCTCTGGAAGCATCTCGCAGATCGGATTGACCCCTTGCAGGACGTCTGCTCTCTGATCCTGAAGACTATCCGTCCTGATCCTCCCGTAACGCTCGCCGACGGTGGTGTCATTGCACCTGGCGTGGACGCAGAACTCGATGAACTCCATGGCCTGAGCCAGAGTGGACGCCAGTCCATTGCCGCCATTGAGGAGCGCGAGCGTGCTCGCACGGGCATCGCGTCCCTCAAGGTACGCTTCAATTCAGTCTTTGGCTATTACATTGAAGTGACGAAGGCCAACCTTGCCAGCGTTCCGCCCGAGTACGAGCGCAAACAGACCCTGGCCAACGCGGAGCGTTTCACGACCCCGGAACTGAAGGAATACGAAACAAAGGTACTGACCGCACACGAACGGTCGATTGAAATCGAAAAACGCATCTTCGGGGAGCTCCGCAAAAATGTCCTCGAACATGCCCGCCGTATCCGCAAGTCAAGTGCTGCCGTAGCAGAGGTCGATATGCTGTCGGCCTTCGCGCATCTGGCCGCCCTCCGCAATTACAAACGCCCTCAGCTTCTGTCCGGTGCCGTCCTGGAAGTCGCCGCCGGCCGTCATCCGGTCGTAGAATGCCTGATGGAAAAAAGCGGAGAGGGACGTTTTATGCCCAATGATCTCTATCTCGATGTGCAAGGACCCGCCATTCTGCTGCTGACCGGTCCTAATATGGGCGGCAAATCTACTTATCTTCGGCAGGCCGCGCTTCTCATCATCATGGCCCAGATGGGGTGCTTCGTGCCCGCCGAACAGATGCGCTATGGACTCGTGGACCGTATCTACACGCGCATCGGTGCCAGCGATAATGTCGCACGGGGCCGCTCGACCTTCATGGTCGAAATGACCGAGACCGCAACCATCCTCAATACCGCAACTGACCGATCTTTGGTCCTTCTGGATGAGATGGGACGCGGGACCGCCACCTTTGACGGCCTCTCTCTGGCATGGGCCACTCTTGAGTATCTGCACGCAAAGATTGGTGCACGCACGCTCTTTGCTACGCATTACCACGAACTGACCATCCTGGCCGAACAACTGCCGCGTCTTGAAAACCTTCGCGTGGCCGTAAAGGAAACCCCGCAAGGCATTGTCTTTCTTCATACCATCGAACGCGGCCCGGCCAATAAAAGTTATGGCATCGATGTGGCCCGCCTTGCTGGACTACCTTCTGAGGTCATCCAGCGGGCCCGCCAGATACTAAAACAGCATGAGCGATCAGAGCGCCACAATGTTGCTGCTGAAACCTCTGCACCTTTGCAGCTCACCATGTTCACTCCTCTTTCCCAGCGCGTCGTGGACCGCCTGATGGAAACGGACATCAACACCCTGACGCCTTTGCAGGCGCTCAACCTTCTTGAAGAGCTGCAGAACGAAATCAAAGGCGCAAAAGCATGA
- the nagZ gene encoding beta-N-acetylhexosaminidase yields MKTTLRSQVGRLFLVGLEGTELTSIERAWLRLVRPSGVILFRRNIEEARQTAALLREASKVIGSPTLRCVDLEGGLVDRLRDLIAPMPSAAEVFATGNPVHYREHGRLIAKEAKLLGFNTVLAPVLDLALPESCAVMRTRVVSANPDDVVRYASGFLAGLQAERILGCGKHFPGLGGGKLDSHHDTPVIQRSWPDMWRNDLLPFRVLAQRLPIVMISHAAYPRASGLMQPASISPFWISGVLRQRMGYRGLVLSDDMEMGGILKQLQIEDAVISAIAAGTDLIEICRNPALVLTAYEAVLSEAEKSPAFRRRITQAEKRVLETGVFQQPGPQGRISSDRLTRLREQIKAFSRINSSTFSCSVDRT; encoded by the coding sequence ATGAAAACAACTCTGCGGAGCCAGGTAGGCCGCCTCTTTCTTGTCGGCCTGGAAGGCACGGAGCTTACTTCCATAGAACGTGCCTGGCTCAGGCTGGTCCGCCCCTCCGGAGTCATCCTCTTCCGCAGAAACATTGAGGAAGCAAGACAAACCGCGGCCCTGTTGCGCGAAGCTTCCAAAGTCATCGGCAGTCCTACTCTGCGCTGTGTAGACCTTGAAGGCGGCCTGGTCGACCGCCTCCGCGACCTCATTGCGCCTATGCCTTCTGCCGCTGAAGTATTTGCCACCGGAAATCCGGTCCACTACAGAGAGCATGGCCGTTTGATTGCCAAAGAAGCAAAACTGCTGGGCTTCAATACAGTCTTGGCCCCCGTGCTTGACCTGGCCCTCCCGGAATCCTGCGCAGTCATGCGGACCCGCGTGGTTTCTGCTAATCCAGATGACGTCGTCCGTTACGCCTCTGGCTTTCTTGCTGGGTTGCAAGCAGAACGAATTCTGGGCTGCGGGAAACACTTTCCCGGCCTCGGCGGCGGCAAGCTAGACTCCCATCACGACACCCCTGTGATTCAGCGCTCCTGGCCAGACATGTGGAGAAACGACCTCCTGCCTTTCCGCGTTCTTGCGCAGCGCCTGCCGATAGTAATGATTTCTCATGCTGCATACCCTCGGGCATCCGGCCTGATGCAGCCAGCATCCATATCACCATTCTGGATTTCAGGTGTTTTAAGACAAAGAATGGGCTATCGAGGCCTGGTTCTTTCCGACGATATGGAGATGGGCGGCATTTTAAAGCAACTGCAGATCGAGGACGCTGTTATTTCCGCAATCGCCGCAGGGACGGACTTGATAGAAATATGCAGAAATCCGGCCCTGGTTCTGACTGCTTATGAAGCAGTCCTTTCAGAAGCAGAAAAGTCCCCCGCCTTTCGCAGGCGTATCACGCAAGCAGAAAAACGTGTTCTGGAGACCGGGGTTTTTCAGCAACCGGGTCCGCAGGGCCGCATTTCCTCGGATCGTCTCACGCGGCTTCGAGAACAAATAAAAGCTTTTTCCCGGATAAATTCTTCTACTTTTTCATGTTCCGTTGATAGAACTTGA
- a CDS encoding sugar transferase gives MATSEYIRKNTGAGKQIVEALPSLVVPDNRISGPAFAPKLLLMLSDVLVISLTFAFVLVLKVRFLPGYGEFHSLSLLKAPVYYAFFGWFLLSLLFVCRRYGLYNLTRPFSGTHELRLVVQATLTAGLLLCGGLYLAHWNIASRTVVVLLICTSAFSLSVWRSGLRIARYRNFEKGVGTRNVVVLGNNYLSHALGQHIASNYRLGYRFLGHIAPGRLHTDEHTVVTDVLGTLDRLHQLTRLHFIDEVVIAQALPSEEVIGLLEQARELGIDVRTISGLYSDLATNSSIEYLGVYPVTSLHRTRSKFFSTVIKRIFDILFSTLALVIAAPLMVIVALAVRLDSPGPIFYISERVGKRGRVFPCFKFRTMVKDAEKKKKELVALNERDGILFKISNDPRITRVGRFLRKYSLDELPQFFNVLRGEMSIVGPRPPIASEVAQYELEHFRRLEVTPGLTGLWQVQARQDSSFAKYIELDTAYVENWSFWLDLKILMRTALVVIRGTGT, from the coding sequence ATGGCCACATCAGAATACATTCGGAAAAATACCGGAGCTGGAAAGCAGATTGTAGAGGCATTGCCCAGTCTGGTGGTTCCCGATAACCGGATCTCTGGTCCGGCTTTCGCCCCCAAGCTCCTTTTAATGCTGAGCGATGTACTGGTCATCTCCCTGACGTTTGCCTTTGTACTGGTGCTCAAGGTCAGGTTTTTGCCGGGCTATGGTGAATTTCACTCTCTAAGCCTGTTAAAAGCACCGGTATACTATGCATTTTTTGGGTGGTTCCTGCTTTCTTTGCTTTTTGTTTGCCGCCGTTATGGACTATACAATCTGACTCGTCCTTTCAGTGGCACACATGAGTTAAGACTGGTCGTCCAGGCCACTTTGACTGCCGGGCTCCTGCTCTGTGGCGGTCTGTACCTGGCCCATTGGAACATTGCATCGCGGACTGTAGTGGTTTTACTGATTTGCACCAGCGCCTTTTCACTCAGCGTATGGAGATCAGGCCTGCGGATTGCCCGCTATCGCAATTTTGAAAAAGGTGTTGGCACCAGGAATGTGGTCGTGCTGGGGAACAATTACCTCAGCCACGCACTCGGTCAGCACATCGCCAGCAATTACAGGCTTGGGTACAGGTTCCTTGGACATATTGCCCCGGGTCGCCTACATACCGACGAGCACACGGTCGTCACAGATGTGCTGGGCACCCTGGACCGGCTGCATCAGCTCACCCGCCTGCATTTTATTGATGAGGTTGTCATCGCCCAGGCACTCCCTAGTGAAGAGGTCATTGGCCTGCTTGAACAGGCCCGCGAGTTGGGAATCGACGTACGCACCATATCGGGCCTCTACAGCGATCTGGCGACAAATTCCTCCATCGAGTATCTGGGGGTTTATCCTGTTACCTCGCTGCATCGCACACGCTCAAAATTCTTTTCCACAGTCATTAAGCGTATCTTCGATATCCTCTTTTCCACCCTTGCGCTGGTCATTGCTGCCCCTCTGATGGTGATCGTGGCGCTGGCCGTGCGCCTGGATAGCCCAGGACCAATCTTTTACATCTCAGAGCGCGTTGGAAAACGTGGTCGCGTCTTCCCTTGCTTTAAATTCCGCACCATGGTGAAAGACGCGGAGAAAAAGAAAAAAGAGCTTGTCGCGCTCAACGAACGTGACGGCATTCTCTTTAAGATCTCCAATGACCCACGCATCACCCGCGTCGGGCGTTTTCTGCGCAAATACAGCCTGGATGAGTTGCCCCAGTTCTTTAATGTTTTACGTGGAGAAATGAGCATTGTGGGGCCGCGTCCACCCATCGCAAGTGAAGTGGCGCAATATGAGCTGGAACACTTCCGTCGCCTCGAAGTTACCCCAGGGCTTACGGGTCTCTGGCAGGTCCAGGCCCGTCAGGATTCCTCCTTCGCGAAATATATCGAACTGGACACCGCCTATGTGGAAAACTGGAGCTTCTGGCTGGATTTGAAGATCCTGATGCGCACGGCCTTGGTCGTCATCCGGGGGACCGGAACATAA
- the alaC gene encoding alanine transaminase, with protein sequence MDEFPRIKRLPAYVFNITSELKNVARKRGEDIIDFGMGNPDGATPQHIVDKMIEAARKPETHRYSLSRGIPRLRKAICHWYQDRYGVALDPETEAIVTIGSKEGIAHLCLATLDQGDVVVVPNPSYPIHIYGPVIAGANIHSVAIHDTEEFLAQLERNIPLMYPRPKMLILNFPANPTTQCADMHFFERVVALCKEQNIYLVHDLAYADICFDGYKAPSILQVPGAKDIAVEFFTLSKSYNMPGWRVGFMVGNKALVGALARIKSYFDYGTFAPIQVASILALEGPQECVQEICENYRRRRDVLVQGLNRLGWQVPLPKATMFVWAPIPEPYRALGSLEFSTKLLKDAKVAVSPGIGFGEFGDGHVRFSLIENEERTRQALRGIKQMFLKDGLLSTVGV encoded by the coding sequence GTGGACGAGTTTCCAAGAATTAAACGGCTGCCGGCCTATGTTTTCAATATCACGTCGGAGCTAAAAAATGTTGCCCGCAAGCGCGGCGAAGACATTATTGACTTTGGAATGGGCAATCCTGACGGGGCAACGCCGCAGCACATTGTGGACAAAATGATAGAAGCGGCGCGCAAGCCGGAAACCCACCGCTATTCCTTATCGCGGGGCATTCCGCGGCTTCGCAAGGCAATCTGCCATTGGTATCAGGACCGGTATGGAGTGGCGCTGGACCCAGAGACGGAGGCCATTGTCACGATTGGCTCCAAGGAAGGGATTGCGCACCTTTGCCTGGCCACGCTCGATCAGGGAGATGTGGTCGTGGTGCCGAATCCAAGCTACCCCATTCATATTTATGGGCCAGTGATTGCTGGTGCGAACATTCACAGCGTCGCGATTCATGATACGGAAGAGTTCCTGGCCCAGCTTGAGCGGAACATTCCACTGATGTATCCGCGTCCGAAGATGTTGATTCTGAACTTTCCAGCAAATCCCACGACACAGTGCGCCGATATGCACTTCTTTGAGCGTGTGGTGGCTCTTTGCAAGGAGCAAAACATCTACCTTGTGCACGACCTGGCGTATGCCGACATTTGCTTTGATGGATATAAGGCCCCGTCTATCCTTCAGGTCCCCGGGGCAAAGGACATCGCGGTCGAGTTTTTTACTCTGTCCAAGAGCTATAACATGCCGGGATGGCGCGTGGGCTTTATGGTAGGAAACAAGGCGTTGGTCGGTGCGCTGGCCCGCATCAAAAGCTACTTTGATTATGGAACCTTTGCACCGATCCAAGTGGCCTCAATTCTGGCGCTGGAAGGGCCGCAGGAATGTGTGCAGGAGATCTGCGAGAATTACCGCAGACGACGCGACGTCTTGGTGCAGGGCCTCAACCGTCTGGGGTGGCAGGTGCCTTTGCCCAAGGCGACCATGTTTGTGTGGGCACCCATACCGGAGCCATACCGTGCTCTTGGTTCACTGGAATTTTCAACGAAATTGCTGAAAGACGCCAAGGTTGCTGTGAGTCCGGGAATTGGGTTTGGAGAGTTCGGCGACGGACATGTGCGGTTTTCTTTGATCGAAAATGAAGAGCGCACGCGGCAAGCATTGAGGGGAATCAAGCAGATGTTTCTGAAAGATGGCTTGCTGTCGACGGTTGGAGTTTGA
- the corA gene encoding magnesium/cobalt transporter CorA — translation MLPARMEWHTVLDAHSPELDELALRYHLHPLHVEDCRQHLESPKIEEGENYLFTVIQCVESQSTGIQTHDICLFLGRDFLISILEPDDKDTQQRLERLRTANNISRADQIYYRIMDSTADAYFPVLDKYTEAIDALEDEALEAATPHTLSRIFAIKRILIDLRRIFVHTRDVCSHLQRVDSPYIRRDMWPFLRDIYDHIARNLDQVEVMRDLLSGCLDVYLSSVANRTNQVMKVLTILSTIALPALVISGIYGMNVKGLPASEAQHGLWIVLGLMLACTIALLWFLRKRKWL, via the coding sequence ATGCTTCCAGCGCGTATGGAATGGCACACTGTCCTGGATGCACACAGTCCTGAGCTTGACGAGCTGGCCCTGCGATACCACCTGCATCCTCTCCACGTTGAGGACTGCCGCCAGCACCTGGAGAGCCCGAAAATCGAAGAGGGTGAAAACTATCTCTTTACTGTCATCCAGTGCGTTGAGTCACAGAGCACCGGCATTCAGACACATGATATCTGCCTGTTTCTGGGCCGCGACTTCCTGATTTCCATCCTTGAACCCGATGACAAAGATACCCAGCAGCGCCTGGAACGGCTGCGAACGGCCAACAACATCTCCCGTGCAGACCAGATCTACTACCGCATCATGGACTCCACGGCTGACGCATACTTCCCTGTCCTCGACAAATACACCGAAGCCATCGATGCGCTTGAAGATGAGGCCCTGGAGGCCGCTACCCCGCATACCCTATCGCGTATCTTCGCCATCAAGCGGATTTTGATTGATCTCCGCCGCATCTTTGTCCATACCCGAGATGTCTGCTCTCATCTGCAGCGTGTAGATTCGCCCTATATCCGCCGCGATATGTGGCCTTTCCTGCGCGACATTTACGACCATATTGCGCGCAATTTAGATCAGGTGGAGGTCATGCGCGACCTGCTCAGCGGCTGCCTTGATGTCTACCTCTCCAGCGTGGCCAATCGCACCAATCAGGTCATGAAGGTACTCACTATCCTCAGCACCATCGCCCTGCCTGCACTTGTCATTTCAGGAATTTACGGAATGAATGTGAAAGGATTACCTGCTTCAGAAGCCCAGCATGGTCTCTGGATCGTACTCGGACTGATGCTGGCCTGCACTATCGCCCTGCTCTGGTTCCTGCGTAAACGCAAATGGCTTTGA
- a CDS encoding RNA polymerase sigma factor gives MATLALDRPIFQEVRNDAIRLERAADWSTLSDAEIMLRVSQGDEAGFNYLIEKYRKPIIHFMFRMVHNQAVAEELAQEVFLRVYRSRETYRAEARFSTWLYRIATNLGVNYARDTKHERAAQNVYLDQPDPETGTTPDLADSTPSVEQDLVREERMRAIRQHVMSLPERQRMAVLMHKYQGMDYKQIGEVLKLSESATKSLLFRAYQTLRERLKEFV, from the coding sequence ATGGCAACCCTAGCCCTTGACCGACCGATCTTTCAGGAGGTCCGGAACGATGCCATCCGGCTCGAACGGGCCGCAGACTGGAGCACCCTCAGCGATGCGGAAATCATGTTGCGGGTCAGCCAGGGGGATGAGGCAGGCTTTAACTATCTGATTGAAAAATATCGGAAGCCCATCATCCATTTCATGTTTCGCATGGTCCATAACCAGGCGGTTGCTGAAGAGCTGGCCCAGGAGGTCTTCCTGCGCGTCTACCGCTCGCGCGAGACTTATCGCGCGGAAGCCCGGTTCAGCACCTGGCTCTACCGCATCGCGACCAATCTCGGCGTTAACTATGCGCGAGATACAAAACATGAGAGGGCAGCGCAGAATGTCTACCTTGACCAGCCCGATCCGGAGACAGGTACGACACCCGATCTGGCTGACAGCACACCCTCGGTTGAGCAGGACTTGGTTCGCGAGGAACGGATGCGCGCCATCCGCCAGCATGTAATGTCTCTGCCCGAACGGCAACGCATGGCCGTGCTCATGCACAAATATCAGGGCATGGACTACAAACAGATTGGGGAGGTCCTGAAACTCAGCGAATCTGCAACAAAATCACTACTCTTTCGCGCCTATCAGACCTTGCGCGAAAGACTTAAAGAGTTTGTTTAA
- a CDS encoding anti-sigma factor family protein, with product MICRKVKANLADLLLDPGTVSAEVRNHIDQCAGCRAELDSLRATMQLMDTWQAPEPSPYFDSRMMARLREEQRAEPAGFWERIQARLLYGSNMHLRPMAAGALALLLIIGGGTYAGWMSSSTSSRPVRASAVVEDLKSLDENAQILQQLNALDENGQDNNSASPDNL from the coding sequence ATGATCTGCCGTAAAGTAAAAGCGAATCTTGCTGACCTCCTTCTGGATCCCGGAACGGTTTCGGCTGAGGTGCGCAACCATATCGACCAATGCGCCGGATGCCGCGCCGAGCTGGACTCTCTGCGGGCAACCATGCAGCTGATGGACACCTGGCAGGCACCGGAACCTTCACCCTATTTTGATTCCCGGATGATGGCCCGGCTGCGCGAGGAGCAGCGCGCCGAACCGGCTGGCTTCTGGGAGCGCATTCAAGCCCGCCTCCTTTATGGCAGCAATATGCACTTGCGGCCCATGGCGGCAGGAGCATTGGCGCTTCTGCTGATTATTGGCGGTGGTACCTATGCTGGATGGATGTCCTCATCAACAAGCTCCCGGCCGGTCCGGGCTTCGGCCGTCGTCGAAGACCTGAAATCGCTGGATGAAAATGCCCAGATCTTGCAGCAATTGAACGCGCTGGATGAAAACGGGCAGGACAATAACAGCGCTTCACCTGATAACCTGTAG
- a CDS encoding DUF3106 domain-containing protein, translating into MKVIREKNPAGRSRNSYRTGFVSASLLAFGLVLSLSAPAQRVGARPHFSPPPRMQQPRSQPRPSAPQQNEPRLANPATNQARPGHLPEWLNRHQNLTPQQQEDALRREPGFKNLPQDQQQRLLNRLHTLDSKPPQVRQRLAMRNEMYERLSPEQKANVRGALQAFQQMPADRQTAMRRAFQDLRAVPPEQRQSVLDSSRFQQQFSPRERTILGNMLRIEPYEPRAAAPQP; encoded by the coding sequence ATGAAAGTCATCAGAGAGAAAAATCCGGCCGGACGGAGTAGGAATTCTTACCGTACCGGATTTGTCTCTGCCAGCCTGCTGGCCTTTGGCTTGGTTCTCTCGTTGTCGGCCCCAGCCCAGCGTGTTGGTGCACGGCCCCATTTTTCGCCTCCTCCGCGGATGCAGCAGCCGCGTTCGCAGCCACGGCCATCTGCTCCACAGCAAAACGAACCTCGTCTTGCCAACCCGGCAACAAATCAGGCACGGCCTGGCCATCTGCCAGAGTGGCTGAACCGGCACCAGAACCTGACCCCTCAGCAACAGGAAGATGCCTTGCGCCGCGAGCCGGGCTTTAAAAACCTGCCCCAGGACCAACAGCAGCGCCTGCTCAACCGGCTCCATACCCTGGACAGCAAACCGCCTCAGGTCCGCCAGCGTCTGGCCATGCGCAATGAGATGTATGAAAGGCTGAGCCCGGAGCAAAAGGCCAATGTGCGGGGGGCACTCCAGGCATTTCAGCAAATGCCGGCAGACCGTCAGACGGCCATGCGCCGCGCTTTTCAGGACCTGCGCGCTGTCCCCCCGGAACAACGCCAGTCCGTCCTCGATTCTTCCCGCTTCCAGCAGCAATTCTCTCCGCGGGAACGGACCATCCTGGGCAATATGCTCAGAATCGAGCCGTATGAGCCGCGCGCAGCAGCACCGCAGCCGTAG